The Antedon mediterranea chromosome 7, ecAntMedi1.1, whole genome shotgun sequence genome has a segment encoding these proteins:
- the LOC140054937 gene encoding hemocyanin AA6 chain-like: MDPKKQLEVLMLFGYGQEKDASLAYHFPAYFVTVPATTIYPANTGILKKGEFFSNFKKKHTDEAARVYNYLISCDKFEDFVKAASYFKGILNEGLYLYALSVALAHRKDEHSFDIPFLWQLHPHAYFSNSRIRAALARLQLVKPTVAESDIVSTFVTGTHRDPEFKISWWREDVGLNWHHAHWHQVYPWAGIEINGKLTTKDREGELFYHMHQQMLARYDAERLAVGLLRVIPFDNWNIPIQEGYDSHLTNEYGTLQYAPRPSGMVLSDNYTDPTSPVTVHQQSYNWNRLLNAINTGKFQKKDNSYEDVNIDNLGAAIESSVSSPNPDLYGSLHNYGHDLLSIITDPDGRYKQAMGVMGATETAVRDPVFFRWHKYIDNLFVMHKNMLDPYSADDLGFKNIKLEEISVKVNDCDQNVLTTRMEYVNVDIYQSMYQGNPQQSLQVSVYRVNHDEFEYNMKVKNANSKNVKAAFRVFMAPSFDEHSDRFGLNEQRRLFIEMDKFVEEIPGNATHEIKRSSKLSSVVKPPGLSIKDILKEVETKRKSTEKNVESECVCRRERYCECGLPQNILLPRGTESGMRFDLFVMVTDWGSDNCTDNLDQGTSYCGVKNQKYPDGRAMGFPFDRNIDVKFFTKFLDTFVDRFDNMLSVPITIKTMPTTK; encoded by the exons ATGGATCCCAAGAAGCAACTGGAAGTTTTAATGCTGTTTGGTTATGGTCAAGAAAAAGATGCAAGTTTGGCGTATCATTTTCCAGCATACTTTGTTACCGTTCCTGCAACAACGATTTACCCGGCTAATACCGGTATTCTTAAAAAGGGTGAATTTTTCTCCAACTTCAAAAAGAAGCACACCGATGAAGCAGCTAGAGTTTATAACTATCTCATATCATGTGACAAATTTGAAGATTTCGTAAAGGCTGCCTCATACTTCAAGGGCATACTCAACGAAGGCTTGTACTTATACGCACTCTCCGTCGCCCTTGCACACCGCAAAGATGAGCATAGCTTCGATATACCATTTCTATGGCAGCTACATCCACATGCATATTTCTCTAATTCACGTATCAGGGCTGCTCTAGCCCGTTTACAACTTGTCAAACCAACAGTTGCAGAATCTGATATTGTGTCCACATTCGTCACGGGCACACATCGAGACCCTGAGTTTAAGATTTCCTGGTGGAGAGAAGATGTTGGACTCAATTGGCATCACGCTCATTGGCATCAG GTTTATCCTTGGGCCGGAATTGAAATAAATGGCAAACTTACCACAAAGGATAGAGAAGGGGAGCTGTTCTACCACATGCATCAGCAAATGTTAGCACGATACGATGCGGAAAGACTAGCTGTTGGTTTACTTCGAGTTATACCGTTTGATAATTGGAATATTCCTATTCAG GAAGGTTACGATTCACATTTGACGAATGAATACGGTACCCTCCAGTATGCTCCACGCCCTTCTGGAATGGTTCTCTCCGACAACTACACAGATCCCACCTCTCCTGTCACTGTCCACCAGCAAAGTTACAACTGGAATCGCCTCTTGAACGCCATTAACACTGGAAAATTCCAAAAG AAAGACAACTCTTATGAGGATGTTAACATTGATAATCTTGGAGCCGCTATTGAATCCAGCGTTAGTTCTCCTAATCCAGATCTATATGGTTCTCTTCACAACTATGGACATGACCTTCTCAGCATCATCACAGACCCGGATGGACGGTACAAGCAG GCAATGGGAGTAATGGGAGCGACAGAAACTGCTGTTCGAGATCCTGTTTTCTTTCGTTGGCACAAATATATTGATAATCTGTTCGTCATGCACAAGAACATGTTGGATCCTTACAGTGCCGACGACTTgggttttaaaaacataaaattggaAGAAATAAGCGTCAAG GTAAACGACTGTGATCAGAATGTCTTGACTACACGCATGGAATACGTCAATGTGGATATTTATCAAAGTATGTACCAAGGAAACCCACAACAGTCTCTCCAA GTTAGCGTTTACCGAGTGAACCACGACGAATTCGAGTACAACATGAAAGTCAAGAATGCAAATAGTAAGAATGTAAAGGCGGCTTTCCGAGTTTTTATGGCGCCCTCATTCGATGAACACAGCGATCGTTTTGGTCTGAACGAACAACGACGATTGTTTATTGAAATGGACAAATTTGTTGAAGAAA TTCCTGGAAATGCAACCCATGAAATCAAACGTTCATCAAAGCTATCTTCCGTTGTGAAGCCCCCTGGTCTATCCATTAAAGACATCCTAAAAGAGGTGGAAACCAAAAGAAAATCTACTGAAAAAAATGTCGAGAGCGAATGTGTCTGCCGAAGAGAGCGCTACTGTGAATGTGGATTGCCGCAAAACATCCTTCTTCCAAGAGGTACAGAGAGTGGCATGAGGTTTGACCTCTTTGTTATGGTGACCGATTGGGGGTCTGACAACTGCACCGACAACCTTGACCAAGGTACT
- the LOC140055677 gene encoding low-density lipoprotein receptor-related protein 2-like: MDSMQWFMLIILVSTSSGDDLLLWTEEVDTGNPSLPTAKIQTLPADPTTYAPSLISTGKIQTSFKYNVAPGKFVALDTDHLDQVIFFSASLRTSIFKGTIDTGSNSASRVFGGTSESVEGIAVDWLAKNIYYIDQSYNWIFLMNHRDKQRYIMLVRDGLDKPRGIAVHPTKGLLFWSDCGKVPKIEKSNLDGTNRTELITTDITSPNGLSVDYSDDRLYWTDVDGEFSKVESCDFNGANRRILFRKTRSTSEFFKLKVHKDYVYITDWNLKLWCIHKASGQVYFSLNLQSRPYGVTIYGDDSQVNQKSPCLSNPCSQVCTSADNGEYRCVCRESFNILPDGKTCQRDDFVATPVVLFSNQTSVCKLTSNFPHTLSPNDPLVGLLNNQRLVVAIEADVRRRILFFSDDAAKSIFSLDLKIQGRRRLISANLGTVKGIAVDYLSQTLYWTDSSNNHVMTSSYDGQYRYVLLDSDVVQPTSIEVDPIQRYIFWVEVGLSKHIERAGLDGSNRKIIVNTQLGIANGMTIDFKSNRLYFADKSSGAIQSVDYDGESRQVLYVKAGSVYSDMDIFQDFLIWTELPPNNGLHVLNRETGEFLRFIPTSGRAYGISTLDFSRQPNGTSPCMIENGGCEQICLPAGLSNSSTCLCSTGFTAVENGNCTNNILEDNFLLVADTGRKTAYQIDVHTQSTTNYAHTALHMGPFENPIAIAFDPVHRYVYVSDVDARMIMRSLLDGRELEIVHRDVYACDGLAVDHIHRLLFWPDGINGTINVSGLDGSNKTVLINSNIEKPRAIAVDPIRGLLFWTDWGSSNTNVESSWMDGTNRRILVDTDIGWPNGLALETENEFLYWCDAQVNKIERVKYDGSHRTVMKQLDFLSHTFGIAVDDTYIYFTDWNKKTLMRMNKIEDDEPVSVGEDVFGKLSGLMLYNSRELQTGETSCTQNNGGCSKLCLATPNGRTCACPLGKVLADDGISCRRSSIGCPLDIPNGKTTGCDRRANSTCSIVCNSGYQTISTNNVTCLQSGEWDGFVELVCIETLCPHLRTPANAGGDCNNLRKPGEVCNLQCFEGHMMTFGDVRRECQDDGTWSGNDLWCQAIACPALVVPNFATSSRCPKPSLFRSICSFRCKPGSEKVSGDETRVCQADGTWSGQALSCSEMQRKCPELPILPGVEVVLCLEPVPNSVCIFQCADDHFQVSGSFHRICQQDGTWTGSQLICQELAFVNSLQNKSVELGDLITETCSVSDASAHVVWLRNDELLEEGQATDGILALPGGILFIASVSYIHQAKYTCRATGQNNNVIQQQMFIEVIVGDLLTTKPSNITRSSGDNHMFSCTLEDDTYSIMWEKGGEVITSNEHVFSLPDGSLNITTITAEDAGKYACVVMADGNVVLQVEYAFLAVQSQIKDIDQCGIVTSPEALLDQKKRSAGSGRVVGGRESVRGSAPWIVRLYHFRKRTHFCGGLIVNSEWIVTAAHCILEFKVKKRNTLIRVADHDSVYKESEEEFYKIAKIVTHEDFSPDTFNADIAMIKLDRPISTFTDHVRPICLPTKNLTAKALKRNQLGRVNGWGSLVKGGPKPRFMSEVYVPFVDQRRCISSSRHTVTGNMFCAGYERKVQDACQGDSGGPFSILHDDRWYLFGIVSWGEGCGQSGKYGFYTRVPSFLDWIRDIITVG; this comes from the exons ATGGACTCAATGCAATGGTTTAT GTTGATTATTTTGGTATCTACTTCATCAGGAGATGATCTGCTGCTATGGACAGAGGAAGTGGACACAGGTAACCCATCGCTACCTACTGCTAAAATCCAGACTCTGCCTGCAGACCCTACAACATATGCACCGAGCCTAATATCTACTGGAAAAATCCAGACGTCTTTTAAATACAATGTTGCACCGGGGAAGTTTGTTGCACTAGATACTGATCATCTTGATCAGGTGATATTTTTTAGCGCTAGTTTGCGTACGTCCATATTTAAAGGGACAATAGATACAGGGAGTAACAGTGCTAGTAGAGTATTCGGTGGAACCTCTGAAAGTGTCGAAGGAATTGCAGTCGACTGGTTGgccaaaaatatatattatattgaccaatcatacaACTGGATTTTCCTTATGAATCATAGAGACAAGCAACGTTATATTATGTTAGTGAGAGATGGATTAGACAAACCGCGTGGAATAGCAGTTCATCCAACAAAGGG ACTTCTATTTTGGAGTGATTGTGGAAAAGtgccaaaaatagaaaaatcAAATCTTGATGGGACAAATAGAACAGAGTTGATCACAACTGATATCACTTCACCAAATGGATTGTCTGTTGACTATTCGGACGACAG ACTTTACTGGACAGACGTTGATGGAGAGTTTTCTAAAGTTGAGTCATGTGATTTTAACGGAGCCAATCGACGCATCCTTTTTAGAAAAACCAGATCAACTTCAgagttttttaaattgaaagtaCATAAG gaTTACGTTTACATAACTGATTGGAATCTTAAACTATGGTGTATACATAAAGCTTCCGGACAGGTCTACTTTAGCTTAAATCTACAATCCCGTCCATATGGTGTTACTATATATGGAGACGATAGTCAAGTTAATCAAAAAT ccCCTTGTTTGAGCAATCCTTGTTCGCAAGTTTGTACCAGTGCTGATAATGGTGAATATAGATGTGTCTGTAGAgaatcatttaatattttgcCTGATGGAAAAACATGTCAGCGAG ATGACTTTGTTGCCACACCAGTTGTACTTTTCTCAAATCAAACCTCTGTTTGTAAGCTGACATCAAACTTTCCACACACACTCTCTCCAAACGATCCTCTTGTCGGTTTACTGAACAATCAACGTTTGGTCGTTGCAATAGAGGCAGACGTCAGGCGACGCATTTTGTTCTTTTCGGATGATGCTGCTAAATCCATATTCAGTTTAGATTTAAAGATACAAGGTAGACGAAGGTTGATTTCCGCAAATCTAGGAACAGTGAAAG GTATTGCTGTCGACTACCTCTCTCAGACATTATATTGGACTGATTCCAGTAATAACCATGTCATGACGTCGTCATATGATGGACAGTACCGCTATGTTCTGTTAGATTCTGATGTTGTGCAACCAACAAGTATTGAAGTCGATCCAATCCAAAG ATATATCTTTTGGGTAGAGGTCGGATTGTCTAAACATATAGAACGTGCTGGACTTGATGGGAGTAACAGAAAGATAATCGTGAACACTCAGCTGGGTATAGCAAATGGAATGACCATTGACTTCAAATCAAATAG ATTATATTTTGCTGATAAATCGTCTGGTGCTATTCAATCTGTTGATTATGATGGAGAATCAAGACAGGTTTTATACGTTAAAGCGGGCTCTGTATATTCTGACATGGATATTTTCCAG GATTTTCTGATATGGACTGAATTGCCACCCAATAATGGTCTTCATGTATTGAATCGAGAAACTGGAGAGTTCTTACGTTTTATACCAACTTCTGGAAGAGCATATGGAATCTCCACGCTAGATTTCTCACGACAACCCAATGGAACCA GTCCATGTATGATCGAAAATGGTGGCTGTGAGCAAATCTGTCTCCCAGCAGGACTGAGTAATAGCAGTACGTGCTTGTGTTCTACCGGTTTCACTGCAGTAGAAAATGGAAATTGCACTaata ATATTTTGGAAGACAACTTCTTACTTGTAGCAGACACGGGACGTAAAACAGCCTATCAAATTGACGTGCATACACAAAGTACAACGAACTATGCCCACACAGCACTGCACATGGGTCCATTTGAAAACCCAATTGCGATTGCCTTTGATCCAGTTCATCGCTACGTGTACGTGAGTGACGTCGATGCGCGTATGATTATGAGATCATTACTCGATGGCAGGGAACTCGAAATCGTTCATCGTGACGTTTACG CTTGTGATGGGCTTGCAGTTGACCATATTCACCGACTGCTGTTTTGGCCTGATGGCATCAATGGCACTATCAATGTCTCTGGATTGGATGGTAGCAACAAGACCGTGCTGATAAATTCAAACATAGAGAAACCAAGAGCGATTGCGGTTGATCCAATAAGAGG CTTGTTATTCTGGACAGACTGGGGATCTAGTAATACGAACGTTGAAAGCTCTTGGATGGATGGAACTAACCGACGTATTCTGGTCGATACAGATATTGGTTGGCCTAATGGTCTTGCACTAGAGACTGAAA atgaaTTCCTGTATTGGTGCGACGCACAAGTAAACAAGATCGAAAGAGTAAAGTACGACGGTTCTCATCGCACCGTAATGAAACAGCTTGACTTTCTTTCTCACACGTTTGGCATTGCTGTCGATGATACTTACATCTATTTTACAGACTGGAATAAGAAAACACTTATGCGCATGAACAAGATCGAAGACGATGAACCAGTTTCTGTTGGCGAGGACGTTTTTGGAAAGCTCAGTGGTCTGATGCTGTATAATTCACGTGAATTACAAACTGG TGAAACGTCTTGTACTCAGAACAATGGAGGATGTAGTAAGCTTTGCCTGGCAACGCCTAACGGACGAACATGCGCATGTCCACTGGGAAAAGTCTTGGCTGACGATGGTATTTCGTGTAGGCGTAGTTCTATAG GATGTCCTCTTGATATACCAAATGGAAAAACAACTGGTTGTGACAGAAGAGCCAATTCAACGTGTTCAATAGTATGCAATTCTGGTTATCAGACGATATCGACAAACAATGTCACTTGTTTGCAGTCTGGAGAATGGGATGGTTTTGTAGAGCTGGTTTGTATCG AAACACTGTGTCCACACTTACGAACACCAGCCAATGCTGGCGGAGACTGCAATAATTTAAGAAAACCTGGAGAAGTATGTAACTTACAATGCTTTGAGGGTCACATGATGACGTTTGGTGACGTCAGACGTGAATGCCAAGATGACGGCACTTGGTCAGGAAACGATTTATGGTGTCAAG CTATTGCTTGTCCTGCATTGGTTGTTCCGAATTTTGCGACCAGCAGTCGATGCCCTAAACCGTCTCTTTTCCGATCAATTTGCTCTTTCCGTTGTAAGCCAGGAAGTGAAAAAGTTAGCGGAGATGAAACCAGAGTTTGTCAAGCAGATGGAACGTGGTCTGGACAAGCATTATCTTGCTCAG AAATGCAGAGAAAATGTCCAGAATTACCTATTCTTCCTGGTGTTGAAGTGGTTCTATGCTTAGAACCAGTACCTAACTCAGTTTGCATATTCCAGTGTGCAGACGACCATTTTCAAGTTTCTGGAAGTTTCCATCGCATCTGCCAGCAGGATGGTACCTGGACAGGAAGTCAACTTATTTGTCAAG AACTTGCATTTGTAAACTCTCTTCAAAATAAATCTGTTGAATTGGGAGACCTAATTACAGAGACATGTTCAGTCAGCGACGCATCCGCTCATGTTGTCTGGTTGAGAAATGACGAACTATTAGAAGAAG gACAAGCAACGGATGGTATTCTTGCTCTGCCTGGAGGAATCTTGTTTATAGCTTCTGTGTCTTACATTCATCAAGCAAAGTATACATGTCGTGCTACAGGACAAAACAATAATGTAATACAACAACAAATGTTTATAG AAGTAATAGTTGGCGATCTTTTAACTACAAAACCCAGTAATATAACACGTAGCTCTGGTGATAATCACATGTTTAGCTGTACATTGGAAGACGATACGTATTCAATAATGTGGGAAAAGGGTGGTGAGGTCATAACCAGTAACGAACATGTGTTTAGTTTGCCAGATGGAAGTTTAAACATTACCACAATTACTGCTGAAGATGCAGGAAAATACGCATGCGTCGTAATGGCAGACGGTAATGTGGTTCTCCAAGTAGAGTATGCCTTTCTCGCCGTACAATCTCAAATTAAAGACATTGATC AATGTGGAATTGTTACATCACCAGAGGCGTTACTCGATCAGAAAAAGCGCAGTGCAGGCAGTGGACGTGTGGTGGGTGGAAGAGAATCCGTGAGAGGTTCTGCTCCGTGGATAGTACGACTCTACCACTTTCGCAAAAGGACACATTTCTGCGGAGGATTAATCGTTAATTCCGAATGGATAGTAACAGCAGCTCACTGCATTCTAGAATTCAAAGTGAAAAAGAGGAATACTCTTATTCGTGTGGCTGACCACGACTCTGTATATAAAGAATCTGAAGAAGAGTTTTACAAAATTGCGAAGATTGTTACGCACGAAGATTTCAGTCCTGACACCTTTAACGCTGATATTGCCATGATTAAGCTTGATAGACCAATTTCAACCTTTACAGACCACGTTAGACCAATATGCTTACCGACAAAAAACCTAACCGCGAAAGCCTTGAAAAGGAACCAACTTGGTCGAGTAAACGGTTGGGGGAGTCTCGTGAAAGGTGGCCCAAAACCACGGTTTATGAGTGAGGTATATGTCCCTTTCGTTGACCAAAGAAGATGTATTTCTTCATCAAGACACACAGTGACAGGTAATATGTTCTGTGCTGGATACGAGCGAAAAGTGCAAGACGCCTGCCAGGGAGATAGTGGTGGGCCCTTTTCTATTTTGCACGATGACCGTTGGTATTTGTTCGGGATAGTCAGTTGGGGTGAAGGTTGCGGACAATCAGGAAAATATGGATTTTACACTAGAGTTCCATCTTTTCTTGACTGGATTCGTGACATAATTACAGTAGGATAG